The genomic DNA TACCGACGATTTCTCCGTGCCGCAAGCCGGCGTCCTCATTGCCCGGCGCGTCAATCGGGCCCGCAACCACCGGCATCGGCACCGCAGTGCGATCGAATCCTGCTATCTCCTGTGGTAGCTATTCGCTTCGATCGCGCTCGAACCGGCGCGCCCGATTAACTCGAGCAGCGAAGTACCAGGGTCGATGACTGCACCACGCCGGCTCGGCGCGCGACACAAAGCCACCGTCGCGAGAATTGTCGAGTCCATCACTCCGACATTCCCGCCGCTCGATTCCGGCAAGCGCACGGTCGTCTTCGCCGATGTCACCCGGTTCGTCGCATCGCAGATCGAGGCACTGCCGGATTTCCTGCGACCTCCATACAAAATGGCGCTGAGCGGTTTTGAATGGCTCGCCGTCGTCCGGTGGGGCCGGCCGTTCACGGCGCTCGACGCGGCCAGGCAAGCCGCCTGGATCGCGCTCTGGAGCGACTCGCCGGTGGGCGCGATGCGGAACTTCGTCAAGCTCATTCGCGGTTGCGCGTTGCTTGCGTACTACGACCACCCGCTCCTGCTCGAGGCATTGGAAGCCGAAGCCGGCGGAGAAGGTTCCCGGGAAAGCATCGGAGAACCCGCATGAAGCGAAGCGATGCAGGCGCCGCGATGACGACGCAGATCCTCATCGTGGGCTCGGGCGCGGGCGGCGCTGCGACGGCGACCGCCCTGGCCGAAGCCGGCTGCGAAGTGCTGATCCTGGAGGAAGGCCCGAACGTAGATACCTCGCGTATCGCGTCCAACTCGACGGACGCCATCTCGCTTCTCTATCGCAACGGTGGAATGACGCCGATGCTTGGCCGCCAGTCGACCGCATTCGTCGAAGGACGCTGCGTCGGCGGGTCGACCGAGATCAACAGCGGCTTCTGGCACCGTCTGCCGGAAGACACGTACCTGCGGTGGAAAGCCAACGAGCTGCTTGCCGATTTCACGGCGGAGATCATGACGCCGTACTTCGAGCGCATAGAAGCGGACCTGTCGGTTTCCCACATGCGGCCGGAACAGATTCCGCGCAGCTCCGTGCTGTTTCGTGAAGGCGCCGAGCGACTCGGCTGGAAGTACGTCGAGGTGCCGCGCTGCCAGAAGGAGTCCGGCAGCCAGTTCGCTCCGGGCGCGAAGCAGTCGATGCAGCGCACGTACATTCCACGAGCGATCGCGGCCGGAGCGCGCCTGCTTGCCGACTGCAAGGCGACGCGAATCGTCCACGAGAACGGATACGTGCGCGGCGTGGAGGTCACGCAGAATACCGACGGCACCCGGCGGCGCTTCGAAGTACGCGCCGACGCCGTCTTTCTGTGCTGCGGTGCGATTCAGACGCCGGCACTGCTCCGGCGCAGCGGAATCCGGAAAAACGTCGGCGACAGGCTCTGCATTCATCCGATGATCAAGGCGGCCGCGCTGTTCGACGAAGAGGTCGAGGCCCACGACGCCGCGCTGCCGGTCTACCAGGTCAAGGAGTTCTGGCCGACGATCTCGCTCGGCGGCGCGGTGTTCAGCCCTGGTTTTCTCGCGATGACGCTGTCGGACAACTGGACACCGTATCAGCACGCCATGCAGGACTGGACACGCATGGCGCTCTACTACGCGACGACGCGCAGCATGGGACGCGGGTCGATTCGCGCGGTGCCCGGCGTCGAGGACGGAGTCGTCATTCGCTACGAACCGTCGGCGGCCGACGAGCGCAATCTCACGACAGGTCTCGCAAGGCTCGGTGAGCTCCTGTTCGCTGCGGGCGCGAAGGCGGTGTATCCGTCCGTCGCCGGCTCACCGATCCTGCACTCGGCCGACGAGTGTCGCGGGCTCGGCCAGCAGCAGATTCCCATCACGTCGATGAGTCTTTCGAACGTGCACGCGTTCAGCACGTGTCCGATGGGTGAGAATCTCGACATTTGTGCGACCGACTCGTATGGAAAAGTGTACGGATTCCGCAATCTCTTCGTCAACGACGCCAGCCTGATTCCCGATGCACCGGGCGTCAACCCGCAGGGCACGACGATGGCGATTGCGTTCCGCAACGCGGAGCACTTCATGGAAGCAAAGCAGAGGACGATGCCGCGCACGGTCGCAAAACCTCCGGGTCGTGCCGACGTGCTCGTCACCGGCGCGCCCGGCTGGCTCGGCACGCGCCTGGTCGAGGTCCTTGTCCGCGGCATGGACGATTCGTCGGCTGCGCAGTCGCCGGGCAGCGCGAACCTGGCGGGCCCGGCAGAGCGCACGGTGCGCTGTCTGGTGCGACCGTCCGACGACCCGTCGTCACTCGCCGGACTTTCGGACAACCTCGAGATCGCGGCCGGCGACCTCACCGATCCTGCGTCGCTGCGCGAGTTCTGCCGCGGCGCCGAAGGCGGAACGCTGTTCCATTCGGCAGGGCTCATTCATCCCGAGCGCTTCGTTCGCGACTTCGATCGCGTCAACTTCGAAGGCACGCGCAATCTTCTTGCTGCGGCACAGGAAGCCGGCGTGCGGCGCGTGGTCGTCGTCTCGTCCAATTCGCCGATCGGCTGCAATCCGTCTCCGGATCACCTGTTCGACGAGCGATCACCGTACAATCCGTACATGGGCTACGGCCGTTCCAAGGCCCGTGCCGAGGCTCTCGTGCACGACGTGCAGGCGAGCGGCCGGATGGAGACGGTCATCATCCGGCCGCCGTGGTTTTACGGGCCGCACCAGCCGCCGCGTCAGACGCTGTTCTTCACGATGATCAAGGACGGACGGTTCCCGATTCTCGGCGACGGCAATCAGAAGCGCTCGATGGCCTACGTCGACAACATCTGCCAGGGCCTGCTGCTCGCCGCGTCCAGCCCGAAGGCGAACGGCGAAACGTACTGGATCGCGGATGCGCGCCCGTACTCGATCAACGAGGTCGTCGCGACCGTGACCGAAGTCCTCGAGTCGTTCGGCTTCCACTGCAAGGGATCGCAGGTCCGCCTTCCCGCCATCGTCGGGGAAACTGCGCGCGTCATCGACGCAGCTCTGCAGAGCGTCGGGCTTTACCATCAGAAATTTCACGTGCTCGGCGAGATGCACCAGTCGATTGCCTGCTCGATCGACAAGGCGCGTGCCGAGCTCGGATACGAGCCGAATTACGAGCTGCAGGGCGGCATGCGTGCGTCGATCGAGTGGTGCCTCGCCAACGGCCAACGGATATGAACCAGGACAAACAACCATCAAGGGCTCGCCTGTCGCTCATCACCGGAGGCTCCGGTTACTTCGGCTGCCTTCTGCGCGACCGTCTGGTCGAGCGTGGCGAGACGGTGCGCGTGTTCGATCTCGTCGACGTCGAGGACCGGCCCGCGTCGGTCGAATTCATCCAGGGCGACATTCGCGACACGGGTGCGATCGCACGGGCCTGCGAAGACGTCGACGTCGTCTACCATAACGTTGCGCAGGTGCCGCTCGCCAAGGACCGCGAGGCGTTCTGGTCCGTCAATTTCGGCGGCACCGAGAATCTGCTGAACGCGGCGCGCACGGCCGGCGTCGCGAAGATCGTCAACACGTCGTCGAGCGCGATATTCGGCGTGCCGAAGAAAAATCCCGTCGACGAGTCGACCGAACCGACGCCGATGGAGCAGTACGGCAAGGCCAAGCTCGCGGCCGAGAATCTCGTGCGCCGTCACGTGGCCGAGCACGGCATCGACGCGACGATCATTCGCCCGCGCACGATCGTCGGCCACGGCCGCCTCGGCATTTTCCAGATCCTGTTCAACTGGATCGAGGAAGGCCGCAACATTCCGGTCCTCGGCAAGGGCGACAACCTCTACCAGTTCGTGCACGCCGATGACCTTGCCGACGCCTGCATCCGCGCGGGCGGACGGCCGGGCTTTGCGGTCTACAACATCGGAGCCGAACGTTTCGGAACGATGCGCGAGATCCTGGAGGCGCTCTGCCGCCACGCAGGCACCGGCAGCAAGGTCTATTCGGTACCGATGGGGCTCGCGGTGGCCGCGATGCAGGTGACGAGCATGCTCGGGCTGTCGCCTCTCGGACCGTATCATTCGATGATGTACGGACGCAGCCTGTGGTTCGACACCAGCCGCGCGCAGCGCGAGCTCGACTGGAAGTCGCGGTGGTCGAACGAAGAGATGATCTGCGAGTCTTACGACTGGTACATCCGGCACAAAGCCGAAGTGCTCGCCGACAGCACCGCGTCGCCGCACAAGTCGGCGATCAAGCAGGGCGTGCTCGCGATCCTGCGCCGTTTTTCGTGAGGCAGCGGTTCAGCTAGCGCGTCGGTCGGGAAACAGGCGCTGGGAAAGACCGCTCGCGATCGTGCCGTCCGGATCGATCCGGCGGCGCACATCGAGGAAGCGCTCCAGTCTCGACTCCATTCGTGCGAACTGTTCGGCGGTCGTGAAGGCATCCTTCGCCAGATAGATGCGGCCGCCCGCATCGATCACCGCTTCGTTCAGACGCGAAACGAGCGCCGCCGTCCCGGCGTGGATCGGGAAGTCGAGCGCAAAGGAAATGCCAGGCATCGG from Candidatus Limnocylindrales bacterium includes the following:
- a CDS encoding gluconate 2-dehydrogenase subunit 3 family protein, with the protein product MTAPRRLGARHKATVARIVESITPTFPPLDSGKRTVVFADVTRFVASQIEALPDFLRPPYKMALSGFEWLAVVRWGRPFTALDAARQAAWIALWSDSPVGAMRNFVKLIRGCALLAYYDHPLLLEALEAEAGGEGSRESIGEPA
- a CDS encoding FAD-dependent oxidoreductase, which encodes MKRSDAGAAMTTQILIVGSGAGGAATATALAEAGCEVLILEEGPNVDTSRIASNSTDAISLLYRNGGMTPMLGRQSTAFVEGRCVGGSTEINSGFWHRLPEDTYLRWKANELLADFTAEIMTPYFERIEADLSVSHMRPEQIPRSSVLFREGAERLGWKYVEVPRCQKESGSQFAPGAKQSMQRTYIPRAIAAGARLLADCKATRIVHENGYVRGVEVTQNTDGTRRRFEVRADAVFLCCGAIQTPALLRRSGIRKNVGDRLCIHPMIKAAALFDEEVEAHDAALPVYQVKEFWPTISLGGAVFSPGFLAMTLSDNWTPYQHAMQDWTRMALYYATTRSMGRGSIRAVPGVEDGVVIRYEPSAADERNLTTGLARLGELLFAAGAKAVYPSVAGSPILHSADECRGLGQQQIPITSMSLSNVHAFSTCPMGENLDICATDSYGKVYGFRNLFVNDASLIPDAPGVNPQGTTMAIAFRNAEHFMEAKQRTMPRTVAKPPGRADVLVTGAPGWLGTRLVEVLVRGMDDSSAAQSPGSANLAGPAERTVRCLVRPSDDPSSLAGLSDNLEIAAGDLTDPASLREFCRGAEGGTLFHSAGLIHPERFVRDFDRVNFEGTRNLLAAAQEAGVRRVVVVSSNSPIGCNPSPDHLFDERSPYNPYMGYGRSKARAEALVHDVQASGRMETVIIRPPWFYGPHQPPRQTLFFTMIKDGRFPILGDGNQKRSMAYVDNICQGLLLAASSPKANGETYWIADARPYSINEVVATVTEVLESFGFHCKGSQVRLPAIVGETARVIDAALQSVGLYHQKFHVLGEMHQSIACSIDKARAELGYEPNYELQGGMRASIEWCLANGQRI
- a CDS encoding NAD-dependent epimerase/dehydratase family protein; amino-acid sequence: MNQDKQPSRARLSLITGGSGYFGCLLRDRLVERGETVRVFDLVDVEDRPASVEFIQGDIRDTGAIARACEDVDVVYHNVAQVPLAKDREAFWSVNFGGTENLLNAARTAGVAKIVNTSSSAIFGVPKKNPVDESTEPTPMEQYGKAKLAAENLVRRHVAEHGIDATIIRPRTIVGHGRLGIFQILFNWIEEGRNIPVLGKGDNLYQFVHADDLADACIRAGGRPGFAVYNIGAERFGTMREILEALCRHAGTGSKVYSVPMGLAVAAMQVTSMLGLSPLGPYHSMMYGRSLWFDTSRAQRELDWKSRWSNEEMICESYDWYIRHKAEVLADSTASPHKSAIKQGVLAILRRFS